GCGCCAAAAGGACAGAGCCATCCGCAGTAGGCCCCGCGCCCCCAAAAGAGAAGCGCTGCCGCCACGGCGAACCATTGGATGAAGACCAGTGGGTCAAGCAGGAAGGCATCCCAGGTAAACCCGCTGCGCAGCGACCCAGCAAGCGCCATGAGGTTCACGACACTCAGCTGTGCGTTCATCATCCAGCCCAGCCATACAAGCGTGAAGGTCAAGAACCCCATGCGGAACCAGAAATAGGCGCGGGCGTGGCGTGTGGCCTGCATCTGGAAGAAAAAGACGCCCGTGAGCACGGTCAGCATCACGCCAAGAATGGCAATTTCAACAGTCTTGTCGCGCCAGATGCGTTGCCAAAGTTCGGCCTTGGCCTCGGCCTCTGATTGCACATCTGCGTGGTCTACTGCGGGTGTGACGGCGGGCAGGAGATAGCTTTCGGGCAGATCATAGGCCAGATCGAAGGTCAGGAATGTTTTGTCGACCGCTCCTATGGCGCGCTGCGCAAGCAGTTGGACACGAAAGGGCTCAGTTGGGTCAAATCCGATATCAGCGGGGATCTTGAAGAGGTCCAGTTCGGTGAAACTGGGCGCATCAGGTGTGCCGAGATTGAGAACGCGTTTATGCTGCTTGTCGAAAAACCGGGCCGACACATCGCCCTGAATCAATTGAAACCGGTCAAAAATGCCGCCGCGCACATAGCCTGAACCTTTGAACGAATAGCGTCCGCGCCCGAGCAAGATGATGGCGTGCTCACCCGGTTCAAGCCATTGCTTTAGATTGGCGTATTCGCGCTCTCCGAGCAGGCTTTGACCAATTGTCGGCACACTGACCAGGGCCGCGTACATGTCGATATAAGTCTCATCCTCCGCACCTTTTTCGGGCCGCGCGATGGCGCGTTCATCGCCTGTTGCAGCGAAGGCGGCGTTGATCTGGCCAACATCCAGCGTTAGGCGACGGATGGATCCATCGCCGGAAAGTGTGGTCCAGTCGCGCGTCTCTGCCGCGCTCATATCAATTTCACGTGGCGGCTCGGTCGGAGTTTCTGTCGCCAATCCGCCAAGCCCCAAGGCTCGGGCAACTTTCAGCCCACCGCGCACCAATGAGTCGTCAATGACCATGACGGTGACTGTGGCCCCGGAGATGATGTCGAGATCATGTGCAGATCCACCGGCAGCGGCCTCGGCTTTCAGGTCGAGCCCGGCGTAGCTTTCGGTCAATGCACGCATTTCGCTATCAGGAATGCCAATCAGCACGATGGGTTCTGAGTGCTCAACAAGCTTGGTGCCGGTGACGACGGCATCGGCATCAACTGCCGCAGCGACATGAATAGGTTTGCCGGAATAGCCGGTGGTGCCGACAAAATCGGACGTAATAAAGACCCAGGCGACCGTCTCACCGTCTTTTAAAACAGGGGCGACGGGTACATCTTCTCGCACCGGGCCAAAACCTGTGGCGCCCTCAACAAAGTCGTTTGGGTTTAGGTCGGGAAGAAAACGA
This DNA window, taken from Roseovarius sp. S88, encodes the following:
- a CDS encoding 4Fe-4S binding protein, whose amino-acid sequence is MGILSRIAGGVLAFVLLTVAAVAEELPRFLPDLNPNDFVEGATGFGPVREDVPVAPVLKDGETVAWVFITSDFVGTTGYSGKPIHVAAAVDADAVVTGTKLVEHSEPIVLIGIPDSEMRALTESYAGLDLKAEAAAGGSAHDLDIISGATVTVMVIDDSLVRGGLKVARALGLGGLATETPTEPPREIDMSAAETRDWTTLSGDGSIRRLTLDVGQINAAFAATGDERAIARPEKGAEDETYIDMYAALVSVPTIGQSLLGEREYANLKQWLEPGEHAIILLGRGRYSFKGSGYVRGGIFDRFQLIQGDVSARFFDKQHKRVLNLGTPDAPSFTELDLFKIPADIGFDPTEPFRVQLLAQRAIGAVDKTFLTFDLAYDLPESYLLPAVTPAVDHADVQSEAEAKAELWQRIWRDKTVEIAILGVMLTVLTGVFFFQMQATRHARAYFWFRMGFLTFTLVWLGWMMNAQLSVVNLMALAGSLRSGFTWDAFLLDPLVFIQWFAVAAALLFWGRGAYCGWLCPFGALQELTNRLGRLVKIPQIELPWGLHERLWAAKYMIFLGLFGISLASIQIAEQLAEIEPFKTAIILKFVRDWPFVVFAVALLIAGLFIERFYCRYLCPLGAALAIPARVRMFDWLKRYQMCGSPCHTCANECPVDAIHPTGEINPNECVNCLHCQVLYQSEAKCPQVIKTLKRRAAVGKVPDALVNKAAAE